The Nitrospira sp. region GAGAGCGGGGGAAAGTTTAAGATGATCATCCCTGGCATCTTTTTGTATCACTGCGCCACCGCATCACCATCCATTCCTGAGCACGTTGCGAATGGCATGTACGGGACAATCATCGTTGAGCCAGCGGGTGGGCTGAAGCCTGTCGATAAAGAATTCCAGATCACGGAAAGCGAGTTTTACACGAAAGAGGGCTACTCCAAGGGCGATACTTTGGAGTTTTCGTACGAAAATGGGTTAGACGAGCGCCCCTCCCATGTCGTCTATAACGGCCATGCGAGCTCGATGGTCAAAACTCCTCTTCGAGCCAAGGCCGGAGAAACCGTTCGGATTTTCTTCACCAACCCAGGACCCAACTTTGTCGACTCTTTTCAGCTCCTCGAACAGCCGTTCGACAGAGTGTACACCGAGGGTTCTCTGAACGCACCACCGGCGGAGAATGTCAAGGTTGCCAAGGTTCCCGCAGGTGGCGCGGTCGTGGTCGAGTTTAAAGTCAAGGCGGGCACCTATACGTTAGTTGACCCAGTGAAGGATCGACAGAAACAAGGCGCCCTTGGTCTGCTGAAGGTAGACTGAAGGTAGAGGAGAGGATCCAGCCAACTAGGCCAATTACCATGGCCTGAAGGACTCTGCAGGCAGGTGATCAGGATGATGGCCGGCAGAGTCATACAAAATTAAAGGAGTCGTCATGCCCAAGAGTTTGTTGCATAACATGCGTCATGCCGGATTGATCAGCGCATTGGTCATGGCTCCGTGTCTTGCCATCAATGCAGGCGTAGTATCAGCGGAGACCATCCAGGCCCAACTCACGAAGGCACCCAATGTCCCCGCTCCGATCACGCGAACCCAGCCCGCAACCGTCGTGGTCAACCTGGAAGCGTCCGAGTGGGTGGGTCCGATTAGCGACGACAATAATTATGAGTTCTGGGGTATTAATGGAATGGTGCCAGGGCCGATGATTCGCGTCATGGTGGGCGATACGGTTGAAATCCGCTTGAAGAATAAGAGCGGCAGCAAGCAGAGCCACAATCTTGACTTCACGAAGGTCAGTGGTGGAGCAGCCTTGGTGAATGCGGAGCCCGGGAAGGAAGCTCAGATCACATTTAAGGCCGCCAACCAAGGTGTCTTTATCTATCAGTCCTCCACTGCAGCGCCATCCAACATACAACATGTTTTGAGTGGCATGCACGGCTTGATCGTCGTTGAGCCGGTTGGTGGGCTGAAGCCTGTCGAAAAAGAGTTCTATGTCATGCAGAGCGAATTCTACATGAAGGATGGCAAGAAGAACGATACCCTGGTTTATTCAGAGCAAAAGGTGAAAGAGGCGGATGCGTCTTATATCGTGCATAATGGCCATATGACCGCACTGGTCAAAGTTCCGCTCCGATCCAAAGTAGGAGAGACCACTCGATGGTTTTATGGCAATGCCGGAGTCAACTTTGATTCTTCGTGGCACGTCATTGGTGAGATGTTAGACCGGGTCTGGCCCGCAGGTAACGTGGCAAAAGCGCCACTTGAGCATATCCAAAGCACCCTGGTGACACCTGGTGAAGCAACCCTAGGAGAATTTAAAGGCGAAATGCCCGGGACGTTTGTTTCGGTTGACCACTCGCTCTTCCGCACCGAAAAAGGCGCCCTTGGCCTGCTGAAGATCGATGGTCCAACCAATCCTGCCCTGTTCAAAGGGCTGTAGTACTCTACCGGGAACGGGTCGTACCAGAGTAACGCAACACGGGGAGGGAGAGGCGCAGCCTCTCCCTCCCCGTGTTGCTGTTGGGCATCCGAGTGGCTGTGTGGATTTCTAAGCCGACTTCGAGGTAAGACGCTCTCACACCGCGGCCACCACCATCAAAGCTAGTGGAACAGATTGATTCTGCGGAAGGTATTGACAAAGCAAAGAGTCTCCTGATATTAACCATGCGCTTAATGCGTCACGGATCTGAGAAGATGTCCCATGCTGATTCTCGAATTTCAACGATCGGCAATCTGGCAGGAGGGTCGGCCATTTCCATTTCAGCGGCTTCCGAATTACGCGCAAACACTTCTCCAAACCTAAACAAGCATCCCTCGCTGTGTGGTCTGATGTCGTGGGTCACGCAGCAGTCCGGCGGTGCAACAACTTCACATACAGGAGGGTCGAGATGAAAAGCAGAAGAAGCAACTGGGTGAGCGGCATCGGGGCTGTTGGGCTGGCTGTCGGATGCCTGGCGCTGGCTGGTTTCGGCTCAGGAGCCACCCCCGCTGAAGCGGCTACGTCGGAAAACGCGCGGTTCACCGTGCTAGAGTCCATGAATAATGAGGGGGCGTTGGATAATGAGACGGGGCTGGTCTGGGAGGTAATCCCGACGAGAGCCATGACGGTTTGGAAAAGTGCCGCCGGTGTCTGCGCGAAAAAGACCGTCGGTGGCAAGAAAGACTGGCGCCTGCCCACACTCAAAGAGTTGGAGACCCTGGCGGATCACACGATCTATCCTCCCCCGGCCCTCCCAACTGGCCACCCATTCTCCAACATCGAGTTTCATGGCTATTGGACGTCGACGGAACACGAAGACTATTCGTTTAGTGCGTGGGACGTCAACTTCGACTATGGCATCATCGGCAACGATTTTAAGATCAACAAGAACTTTGTCTGGTGTGTGCGCGATAATAAGTAGACTTAGAAGTACCTCTTTAGTTCATTAAATGAGTAGGGGGTGGCGCAACCCACCCCCTACTCGATTCCCCATCTGATTCACCCACAGCGTTACTACTAAAAATCCTGTAATACTCAGGCTTCTCCCGTCGATCACTCGTGCGGTACTCGACCAGCACTCCTGTGCCTCATCAGGATGCCGTCTGTCGTTGGGGTAGTAGGCTGAGCCCTGTCCAGGTGGGGTGATGAATTGGAATTATCAAGATCTCCGTTGAAAGTTTCTGAACAACCCCATGGTAATGGTTACGCTGCCTTCTTCGTCGACGCCGGCTGCGGCTCGGTCTGTTCGGCTTCAATCCTTGCCATGCCCGGTGCAATCGCGGCATAGCCTTTCACTCTTCTGAACCGTCCAGTATCCCACGGCGGAGCCACTCAGCAACATTCAACGAACTTCAGGATAACTCCGATGAATTAGGTCCAGACCTTACCGTTGAGACGCTCGACTGGATTCTTCAACGATGAACTGATGGCCTACGAGGTGCGGTGTATCGGTGTCTGAATATTCTCTCGTACAGGCTTCGCAAGACCTAACAAGCCTTTCCAACGGCCCACCACTAAGAGATTAGCAGGCTGCGGAAAAACTCGGTGTCTCAATAAAATTCCGGCGAAGTCTGACCTACCGTACAGATGGGACAATAACCACAGGAGGCTCAAAAAGACCATCCAGCAATGCCGTGGTGAGCAAAGCGGCGAGACGTAGGCTTCGGTACATTGAGCCTCTGAGCGATGCGAGAACGCTGCTGAGTGAATTTTCCAGCATCCCGTTAAAGCCCTCAACTTGGTGCTAGGCATGTGACATATTTCAGTCCAATCAGGATAATGGCTGCCCTACCCCGTTACGTTTTGGCATGACATCGTCGTTTCAGTGTCCACCCTGCTTGCAAAATTGGCTTGATATAGCCCAAGCACTGGCTCTGTGGAAGCCCATTCCCATGCCAAGAATGGACTGTGGCCTCAGCAAATGGCGTGATGCATCCGCGACCGTCCACCTGCAAGGCCCTGAGCGGCGTGAGTATCAGCTTGTACAGCCCTTGCCGTCAGATAGTAGTAAGACACTCTGAACAAGCGGGTTGCGGCGAAGACGGTGAGGTCAACCACGGCAAGACTGTATGGACTCAACCTCTAACACGCGCACAAAGTAGAACCGCCTTGCACCTGGTTGCCCAGATGCAAGGCGGTTTCTTCATTACAACGATACGAAGACGAAGCTAATCCTTGTCGTCCTCATCATCGTCTTTCTTCTTCTTTTCAACCTTCAATACCGGCTTGTCCTGCGCCAAGCTGGCATTGAGATCGTGCTCTGGAACTTTCTTGTGCACCAAGTTCTGGTGGCAGTCGATACACGTGGCGCCTTCGGTCTGCATTTTTGCATGCGCAGCCTTGGCTGACGCACCTGGCGCTTTCACATTCTTGTGGCAGGCCCTGCACGTGAGACTGTCCCACTCTTTCAATTTCATCCTGGCCCGAAAGGCCGCCTCTGGGCGATGCTCATTGAATTTTTCCACCGTCGAGTAGTCGGTGGTGAATTCCTTAATGAGGAAGGGCAGCCCGTCAACCACGTGGGTATAGATGGCTTTATGGAAGTTGGAGAAGCCTTGTGGCACATGGCAATCTTTACAACCAGGATCCGCCCCAAGGGCCCCATAGTGAGAGGACTTCTTCAACTCCTCATACGGATAAATTTCTGAATGGCAACTAATGCAGAACTCTGTTCTTGAGACAGCGGCTTCACCCCCGAAGACCACCGCGATCAACAGGATGCCGACCACTCCCCCGACAATGAACGTACCGGCCTTCCCTGACATTATTCCTCCTCAGCCTTGTCGGCCTTCACCGCTGGCTTGGCACTCTTCTGGAATTCCTCGTGGAATTTCGGAGATGGAGGGCCAGTGAATGTTCCTTCGAGCTTGAAATGGGTGTGCATCGCCTTGTCGTCTCGCACATACTTTTCAAAATCAAACGAGTACTTCTTGTCGACAGTTGGGGTAAATGGCGTATAGGGCTTCTTCGCACCCTTCCAGGGCGACCCTTCATAGTTCAGGTGACAGGCGCTGCACTTTTCGACGAATTCAAAGTCCTGTCCAGCTTCAGCCAGAGACTCACGAGGGGTTTCCTTCTTGGACTTTTCGTAGGCCTCCCCGGCCTTCCGGTGGATCTTACGATAGTCGCTTCCGGCTCCATGGCATGATTCACAGCTTACTCCCGTCACGAACTTCTCCGGCTCTTCAACCGTGTAACCGCCCTCTTTCCCAAAGCCGGTGACGTGACAGCCCACGCAATCTTTGTCTTTGGTGTAATCCTTCTTAGGATCAAGCTTTGCCTTAACCATGGCCTCGTCTTTTTTCTTGCCTCTTGTGGCTTTGAGCGAATCCATAGCTTTGGCATGAAGGGTCTTATCCCACGACTCTCCTTCGCCCTTGTGGCAGTTATAACACTTCTTCCTACCTTCAAATGTACCTTCAGCAGAGGCGGTTCCGACTAAGACAGCGAACAACGCCGTAGCGGCGAGTGCGATTGTCATGGGATGATTCACGGTAGCTCCTTTCTCCTAATAAAAACTATTCGTGGTCCTGCGTGAGCAAGCACGTATGCATTACTCTATCGTGACCGTGGATGATTTTCAATAACCGTCTTTCTACTTCTGTCTTTCTACCACTCAAAAAATTAGTTATTCGAGGGCTGTGCAGATGGAATCTTATACACTAAATAGCCTCCCTCTTTGTAGACCATCTCGAGGGGTTTAAGTTCCAGAATCAACGAGGTCGTCATAGGCAGCATCTGTGCGAGCAGCGTCTTCACGCTCTTGTCATCCGTAAGGAAGTAGGCGCGCACGTTAGTCTCCGAGAGTCCATGCACCGTATGGGAGGTGAACTTGTTGTCCGATTGCCAACGCTTTACCATCACATTGAGCCCATGCACATCCCCACTCCCCTTTACGGTGAAGTCCTTATAGGCGACACCGATGCCATCGGGGCGCATCATCCCAAGTTTGTAGAGATCTGAGATGTGGACTACGACATAGCCTTCACGCCCGCCGGTCAATTCTCGAAGGATCGCTGCACCCTCTGTTGGCTCTGCCAATAGGGCGTCAGCAAAACGTTGAAATTTGCGCTTCTCTTCTTCGCTTGGCGAAGAGCCCCAGAAGTCGCGTTCGTATTTCGCGATGGCCTCGGTTCGCTGACGCCAGAGCGTCGGCGTGATAAGAGGTTCACTGAGATGGGAGGTGAAGACCGTCTCTGACCCGGTCAAGATTTGAATCTGGCGCGAAGTGTCCCACCAGGCCAGGATGGTTGCGTCTTTCGGCAGATTCTTGGAAATCACGGGTGCCAATATGGACAGCTCGGAGAGCTTACTGTCGACAAAGACCATTGGTTCGCCAACGTGATTTTCCCAGGCGAGCATCACGGGCTTTGTATTTCCACGGCGAGCTAGATAGGCGGAGGCTACCGGTTCCTCCATTCCTTCTATGTGAACCTCTTGTTTACTAATGCTTAGGTCAGACCATGGACCTAGCTCAAGCTTTGGAAACTTATCAACACCGCCTTCTTCCACCAAGCGATAGTGATACGGGGATGGACCTGGATCGAACCACAGAAATGCAACCCAACCAAGCAAAAGAAATCCTCCCGCCACTAGGACTATTCCTAGCAACGGGAGGACTCTACTGCTTTGCCGCGTCAGCGCTGATTCCATCGTCTGCGCGGCGTCTATTGTCACCGCTGGTTCTTCTTACGCCTGCTCCATCCGGCCAGCGCGAGGGTACCTGTCAGAAGCATACCTCCACCGAGACTGCCGAGCGTAAATTTCCCGTCAGTGGTATCAAAATCCAGCAGGCTACTCGTCTTGGCCTGCTGTTCGAGCTTAGACACGCGCTCCATCAGGACCATCCTCTCCTTCAGCTTGGTGTCTTCGTCCATGATTTCGACATAAGCCCGGTTCATGGCTGCCCAGCCGACGGTGTAGGTGTAGCCTGGATATTGGTGCGCCAGTGCTACGTGCAGTTGCACCAGGTGGTCCTCAGCCATCTCGAACAGTTTGAGCTCGATGGCTGTAGGGCTGTTGCCCTTTGACCAGTAGATCTGCCAGAACTGGTCGAACAAGGCCTTAGCCGGTGCTGGAGGCGCAGGTCGGTTGTTCTTCTGACCTGTGAGGAGTCTAGCCTCGTACTGTTTATGGACGACGTTGTGAGCCTCATCGTATTTATCAAGTCCATGAGACGTACCGTTATCCATAAACTCTAACCACGAGCGTGCAAAGGTCTCGGAGTGGCACGTGGTGCAGGTCTTAACC contains the following coding sequences:
- the haoB gene encoding hydroxylamine oxidation protein HaoB; this translates as MTIDAAQTMESALTRQSSRVLPLLGIVLVAGGFLLLGWVAFLWFDPGPSPYHYRLVEEGGVDKFPKLELGPWSDLSISKQEVHIEGMEEPVASAYLARRGNTKPVMLAWENHVGEPMVFVDSKLSELSILAPVISKNLPKDATILAWWDTSRQIQILTGSETVFTSHLSEPLITPTLWRQRTEAIAKYERDFWGSSPSEEEKRKFQRFADALLAEPTEGAAILRELTGGREGYVVVHISDLYKLGMMRPDGIGVAYKDFTVKGSGDVHGLNVMVKRWQSDNKFTSHTVHGLSETNVRAYFLTDDKSVKTLLAQMLPMTTSLILELKPLEMVYKEGGYLVYKIPSAQPSNN
- a CDS encoding cytochrome C554, producing MTIALAATALFAVLVGTASAEGTFEGRKKCYNCHKGEGESWDKTLHAKAMDSLKATRGKKKDEAMVKAKLDPKKDYTKDKDCVGCHVTGFGKEGGYTVEEPEKFVTGVSCESCHGAGSDYRKIHRKAGEAYEKSKKETPRESLAEAGQDFEFVEKCSACHLNYEGSPWKGAKKPYTPFTPTVDKKYSFDFEKYVRDDKAMHTHFKLEGTFTGPPSPKFHEEFQKSAKPAVKADKAEEE
- a CDS encoding DUF1566 domain-containing protein, which produces MKSRRSNWVSGIGAVGLAVGCLALAGFGSGATPAEAATSENARFTVLESMNNEGALDNETGLVWEVIPTRAMTVWKSAAGVCAKKTVGGKKDWRLPTLKELETLADHTIYPPPALPTGHPFSNIEFHGYWTSTEHEDYSFSAWDVNFDYGIIGNDFKINKNFVWCVRDNK
- a CDS encoding cytochrome C, producing MSGKAGTFIVGGVVGILLIAVVFGGEAAVSRTEFCISCHSEIYPYEELKKSSHYGALGADPGCKDCHVPQGFSNFHKAIYTHVVDGLPFLIKEFTTDYSTVEKFNEHRPEAAFRARMKLKEWDSLTCRACHKNVKAPGASAKAAHAKMQTEGATCIDCHQNLVHKKVPEHDLNASLAQDKPVLKVEKKKKDDDEDDKD
- a CDS encoding nitrite reductase, copper-containing, which encodes MSISFSRYVRTAGLVGAFIMTPYLGINAGVVSAETIKAQLGFAPNVPPPIKRTEPANIVVNLTADEWTAPLSDDNNYEFWGFNKSVPGPMIRVMVGDTVEIRMKNNKDSKESHNIDFHAITGPGGGASLLNSEPGQESGGKFKMIIPGIFLYHCATASPSIPEHVANGMYGTIIVEPAGGLKPVDKEFQITESEFYTKEGYSKGDTLEFSYENGLDERPSHVVYNGHASSMVKTPLRAKAGETVRIFFTNPGPNFVDSFQLLEQPFDRVYTEGSLNAPPAENVKVAKVPAGGAVVVEFKVKAGTYTLVDPVKDRQKQGALGLLKVD
- a CDS encoding nitrite reductase, copper-containing, with protein sequence MPKSLLHNMRHAGLISALVMAPCLAINAGVVSAETIQAQLTKAPNVPAPITRTQPATVVVNLEASEWVGPISDDNNYEFWGINGMVPGPMIRVMVGDTVEIRLKNKSGSKQSHNLDFTKVSGGAALVNAEPGKEAQITFKAANQGVFIYQSSTAAPSNIQHVLSGMHGLIVVEPVGGLKPVEKEFYVMQSEFYMKDGKKNDTLVYSEQKVKEADASYIVHNGHMTALVKVPLRSKVGETTRWFYGNAGVNFDSSWHVIGEMLDRVWPAGNVAKAPLEHIQSTLVTPGEATLGEFKGEMPGTFVSVDHSLFRTEKGALGLLKIDGPTNPALFKGL